A genomic window from Vitis riparia cultivar Riparia Gloire de Montpellier isolate 1030 chromosome 16, EGFV_Vit.rip_1.0, whole genome shotgun sequence includes:
- the LOC117934256 gene encoding LOB domain-containing protein 36-like, giving the protein MSSSNSPCAACKLQRRKCTQECIYAPYFPPDQPQKFANVHKVFGASNVAKLLNEINAANREDAVNSLAYEAEARLRDPVYGCVGMISILQQQLKHLQNDLLAAKKELAAYIGPSAMAHVGYMPQQYMSDPSSSSVIPYNMSPILGLPPGASHGGQLIIREPQTQQNQHQLQQILEAQQLAAAMAARGQEIMRTHERQQQEQELLRFDNGFDADGIVGAASSFNQMTAAAMSPSRALGTFEHQLQLQPQPQPRLLPQTQKQPQLPQQQQGFGSEDGRNVGPSC; this is encoded by the coding sequence ATGTCATCATCTAATTCTCCATGTGCGGCTTGCAAGCTTCAAAGGCGGAAATGTACACAAGAGTGTATATACGCACCCTATTTCCCACCAGATCAGCCTCAAAAATTCGCTAACGTCCATAAGGTCTTCGGTGCAAGCAATGTTGCAAAGCTTCTCAACGAAATAAATGCCGCAAATCGAGAAGATGCCGTGAATTCCCTAGCTTATGAAGCGGAGGCTCGTCTTCGCGATCCCGTCTATGGCTGTGTTGGTATGATTTCAATTCTTCAACAACAACTTAAGCATCTTCAGAATGACCTTTTGGCTGCCAAAAAGGAACTAGCTGCATATATTGGTCCGTCAGCGATGGCACATGTCGGGTATATGCCACAGCAATACATGAGCGATCCTTCTTCATCGTCGGTCATTCCTTATAACATGTCGCCAATTTTGGGTCTTCCCCCTGGTGCTTCACATGGTGGGCAATTGATAATTCGTGAGCCACAGACGCAGCAGAATCAGCATCAGCTACAACAGATTCTTGAGGCTCAGCAATTAGCTGCAGCTATGGCAGCAAGAGGGCAAGAGATAATGAGGACTCATGAGCGGCAGCAACAGGAACAAGAGCTCCTTCGGTTCGACAATGGGTTTGACGCTGATGGTATAGTTGGTGCTGCAAGTAGTTTCAACCAGATGACTGCAGCTGCAATGTCACCATCTCGGGCTTTGGGTACATTTGAACATCAGCTTCAGCTTCAGCCCCAGCCCCAGCCCCGGCTGCTTCCTCAAACCCAAAAACAACCTCAGTTACCTCAACAGCAGCAAGGATTTGGAAGCGAGGACGGCAGAAACGTGGGCCCATCTTGTTAA